One window from the genome of Nicotiana sylvestris chromosome 9, ASM39365v2, whole genome shotgun sequence encodes:
- the LOC104234455 gene encoding uncharacterized protein: MPQRNWRDQENPTPTLRRSPRFTAAATEISDKEVHKNQIVVSKSSQKSSTRLRRSPRLSIVNLQNNGAVNSIERRVTRSSTGDPPVSKVLGYDSADNSFEKRKGDLKNGPKIPTHAQETSKESLAGPSSEVVVCGKDDNGTVKKGTGLKRKRTNQRMEESSSANGWTNKQELALQNAYFAAKATPNFWKKVAKMVPGKSAKECFDKIHSDFMTPPQPQPRSRVKKMNTSSLSPCATKLLLSTGKTTKKLRYSKPKSHLSRKKVRQLLQKQNDVDRDKEADFFNVLESTDPTARAFCQNAEIFTPERNEEGLHYFRKCVERSSSAHKKHLSRLSGSSVAALTSPPVLKPIKNKVLHERYIDQLHCREAKRKAATSRSAKGHQNKNDHKDENVRKMDVIKVAKNALISKARDAINQFQNIQIHAMDIFNDDDDDRDEIHNSDDDAEDV, translated from the exons ATGCCCCAAAGAAACTGGAGAGACCAAGAAAATCCAACACCCACTCTGAGAAGATCTCCCCGGTTTACTGCCGCTGCTACTGAGATTTCTGATAAGGAAGTCCACAAAAATCAGATTGTTGTCTCAAAAAGCTCCCAAAAATCCAGTACTAGGCTGCGAAGGTCGCCAAGATTGAGCATTGTAAATCTGCAGAATAATGGTGCGGTAAATAGTATAGAGAGAAGGGTTACACGTAGTTCTACCGGGGACCCACCTGTCAGTAAAGTACTAGGCTATGATTCCGCTGACAATTCATTTGAGAAAAGAAAGGGTGATTTAAAGAATGGGCCAAAGATCCCTACACATGCTCAAGAGACTAGTAAAGAAAGTTTAGCTGGCCCATCATCTGAAGTTGTGGTTTGTGGAAAGGATGATAATGGCACGGTAAAGAAAGGCACGGGATTGAAGAGAAAGAGAACTAACCAACGAATGGAGGAGAGCAGTAGTGCTAATGGGTGGACCAACAAACAGGAGCTGGCATTGCAAAATGCTTATTTCGCGGCAAAGGCAACGCCTAACTTCTGGAAGAAAGTTGCTAAGATG GTGCCTGGAAAATCAGCAAAGGAATGTTTTGACAAGATACATTCGGATTTCATGACCCCACCTCAGCCTCAACCACGTTCAAGGGTTAAAAAGATGAACACGTCATCACTTTCTCCTTGTGCAACTAAACTGCTCCTGTCCACGGGGAAAACCACCAAAAAGCTCAGATATAGCAAGCCGAAGAGCCATCTCTCACGGAAGAAAGTGAGACAACTACTGCAAAAGCAAAACGACGTAGATCGAGATAAGGAGGCAGACTTCTTCAATGTTCTTGAATCAACAGATCCAACTGCTAGGGCATTTTGCCAGAATGCAGAAATTTTCACCCCAGAGCGCAACGAAGAAGGTTTGCATTATTTTAGAAAGTGCGTGGAGAGATCCTCTTCAGCCCATAAAAAGCACCTTTCCCGATTAAGTGGTTCATCAGTAGCAGCTCTTACCAGCCCACCAGTGCTAAAGCCAATTAAGAACAAGGTGCTACATGAGAGGTACATTGATCAGCTACATTGCAGGGAAGCAAAGAGAAAAGCAGCCACTTCAAGATCAGCAAAGGGCCACCAAAATAAGAATGATCACAAGGATGAGAATGTCAGAAAAATGGATGTGATTAAAGTTGCAAAAAATGCTCTCATATCCAAAGCAAGAGATGCAATCAACCAGTTTCAGAATATACAGATACATGCTATGGACATCTTcaacgatgatgatgatgatcgTGATGAGATTCATAATTCTGATGATGACGCCGAGGATGTCTGA